In the genome of Streptomyces collinus, one region contains:
- a CDS encoding helix-turn-helix domain-containing protein, translating into MSNHLPNEARVIPLRPHGARPAGAPPRQAPPAPAAKEPLWRDLVGDVLRRERLAQERTLKDVADEARISMPYLSEVERGRKEASSEVLAAAAHALGLNLGDLLTRAQGELVRVTSRYTAGRRGATTSSHDGMCLAA; encoded by the coding sequence GTGAGCAACCACCTGCCGAACGAAGCCCGAGTCATCCCTCTGCGCCCGCACGGCGCGCGCCCCGCCGGAGCACCGCCGCGCCAGGCGCCGCCGGCCCCCGCCGCCAAGGAGCCGCTGTGGCGGGACCTGGTGGGAGACGTGCTGCGCCGTGAACGCCTGGCACAGGAGCGCACCTTGAAGGACGTCGCCGACGAGGCGCGGATCTCCATGCCCTACCTCTCGGAGGTGGAGCGCGGCCGCAAGGAGGCCTCCTCGGAGGTCCTCGCGGCCGCCGCCCACGCCCTCGGACTGAACCTCGGCGACCTGCTGACGAGGGCCCAGGGCGAACTGGTCCGCGTCACCTCGCGCTACACGGCCGGCCGCCGCGGGGCGACCACCTCGTCGCACGACGGAATGTGCCTGGCCGCCTGA